Proteins encoded together in one Hymenobacter monticola window:
- a CDS encoding carboxypeptidase regulatory-like domain-containing protein: MRASFLSVVSFFAVLTLNSFTAQAQAVYASSSAYTPRTASSPREDGATRTFIGRVVNPDGPLPGAVIKVVGTKEMAVSNSNGEFSVLLPVTAAAVPLTVSYAGFADETVSVQPDSPDTTLRLASPQPIKVGRKQELKAYMKTAHREVRRTLRRL, encoded by the coding sequence ATGCGCGCTTCGTTTCTCTCGGTAGTTTCCTTCTTCGCGGTCTTGACACTCAATAGCTTCACCGCGCAGGCGCAAGCCGTTTATGCCAGCAGCTCGGCCTACACGCCGCGCACGGCCAGCAGCCCGCGCGAAGACGGCGCCACCCGCACCTTCATCGGCCGCGTGGTGAACCCCGACGGCCCGTTGCCCGGCGCGGTGATAAAGGTGGTGGGCACCAAAGAAATGGCCGTGAGCAACTCCAACGGTGAATTCAGCGTGCTGCTGCCGGTTACCGCAGCCGCCGTGCCGCTCACCGTGAGCTACGCCGGCTTCGCCGACGAAACTGTGTCGGTGCAGCCTGACTCGCCCGATACCACCCTGCGGCTGGCCTCGCCCCAGCCCATCAAAGTCGGCCGCAAGCAGGAGCTGAAAGCCTATATGAAAACCGCCCACCGCGA